Proteins found in one Zea mays cultivar B73 chromosome 1, Zm-B73-REFERENCE-NAM-5.0, whole genome shotgun sequence genomic segment:
- the LOC103644664 gene encoding uncharacterized protein yields the protein MMYRKGRDSNGDKSQEGGGDVPPSIKLDITDHPASGGGKTASFSEPWTPTPGSGSCRGSSSSSSGRSDPPEKQLTLLALRVAILEKAASGLGKLDFVWATVVLLGGFVSTLNITDFWCITVILVGEGARVFSRSHELEWQHHATETSTAGGGLLRSSSRFFRRILHAFVDHTGGGGRNEEEPHQHATPTTDAGGVLPLPPLRSCRRFFRRAVHALAHPGAGGADVGGDAITTSAMFQNQIVAVVKKRTGHAPNDVSLIPYTGRMFTYRNIGRLLNCLQVLSAFACVALSLMRLWKHDFGSGGNMRPALLLFYTLALLEALLFLLEQAYWTWKFSFCKLLRHVSEDCQLGAYGHVSLTRFFYDAYSRCVTGSIFDGIKMDLVTFAEDLILSDFLDEQLIGVRILEQFAMKVNSAGDTLRKVGTSPRSVERLVEMLNWKRPDEVEVRQLAAEVVCKLAGERQNALRLSAIPGAIESVMSLLYTGRSAAVSGMHPQPNHAAGEGRDFDNDYLPLNLLGLSILEKLAKDQDNCGKISNARGLLAKIIDFTQTSKDLLGSQCVSDSAVSAVKCALQVVRMLVSTTGNTGHALRQGVAENVFAVCNLRGILRYGQRHKELQMLTIDVLTALALDDSGKEAIMGTGGLVKLLLSIFISAEEGELGHGAGEALAMLALESETGCAAILKRADVLQLVSALLDGDDARRLHAARVLRSLCAYSGPEYRERLRVVTKLLPVVLGITMTKSNKVLEVCIGLTTQICTFIDGDRFAAELRGAGVEEGAYVHRLATILGENEYPKVKIPRMRRFVVQQVIWLMACSGGGSYMELLRGVGMERLLESIADTTSELECYHVFSGSVGIGKHRESFPDIVDSALELIKGGGDRAPAPAPAPAEK from the coding sequence ACAGGAAGGCGGCGGCGATGTGCCGCCGAGCATCAAGCTTGACATTACGGATCACCCTGCTAGCGGCGGCGGCAAGACGGCGTCCTTCTCCGAGCCGTGGACGCCGACGCCTGGAAGTGGTAGTTGTcgtggcagcagcagcagcagttctggTAGGAGCGACCCGCCGGAGAAGCAGCTCACGCTGTTGGCGCTACGCGTGGCTATCCTCGAGAAGGCGGCGAGCGGGCTCGGGAAGCTCGACTTCGTGTGGGCCACCGTCGTGCTCCTCGGCGGTTTCGTGAGCACGCTCAACATCACCGACTTCTGGTGCATCACCGTGATCCTCGTCGGCGAGGGCGCGCGCGTCTTCAGCCGCAGCCACGAGCTGGAGTGGCAGCACCACGCCACGGAAACGTCCACCGCTGGCGGCGGGCTGCTCCGCTCCAGCTCCCGGTTCTTTCGCCGCATCCTGCACGCCTTCGTCGACCataccggcggcggcggccgtaACGAAGAGGAGCCGCATCAGCACGCCACGCCAACCACCGACGCTGGCGGCGTGCTGCCACTGCCACCGCTGCGCTCTTGCCGCCGGTTCTTCCGCCGCGCCGTGCACGCCCTGGCCCACCCGGGAGCGGGCGGTGCAGATGTCGGCGGCGACGCGATCACGACGTCGGCAATGTTCCAGAACCAGATCGTGGCCGTCGTGAAGAAGCGCACTGGGCACGCGCCGAACGATGTGTCGCTGATCCCCTACACCGGCCGGATGTTCACCTATAGGAACATCGGCCGGTTGCTCAACTGCCTGCAGGTGCTCTCGGCGTTCGCCTGCGTCGCGCTCTCGCTGATGCGCCTCTGGAAGCACGACTTCGGCAGCGGCGGCAACATGAGGCCTGCGCTCCTGCTCTTCTACACCCTGGCGTTGCTGGAGGCGCTGCTCTTCCTTCTGGAACAGGCCTACTGGACATGGAAGTTCTCCTTCTGCAAGCTGCTCCGTCATGTGAGCGAGGACTGCCAGCTGGGCGCGTACGGTCACGTCTCCCTCACGCGCTTCTTCTACGACGCCTACTCGCGGTGCGTCACTGGCAGCATCTTCGACGGCATCAAGATGGACCTCGTCACCTTCGCTGAGGACCTCATCCTGTCTGATTTCCTGGACGAGCAGCTCATCGGCGTGCGCATCCTAGAGCAGTTCGCCATGAAGGTGAACTCGGCGGGCGATACGCTGCGCAAGGTCGGTACTAGCCCCCGGTCCGTCGAGCGGCTCGTCGAGATGCTCAACTGGAAGCGGCCTGACGAGGTGGAGGTGCGCCAGTTAGCGGCGGAGGTCGTTTGCAAGCTCGCCGGCGAGCGCCAGAACGCACTCCGCTTGTCCGCCATCCCCGGCGCCATCGAGTCCGTCATGTCCCTGCTCTACACAGGCCGGAGCGCCGCCGTTTCCGGCATGCACCCGCAACCGAACCATGCTGCCGGTGAGGGCCGCGACTTCGACAACGACTACCTGCCGCTCAACCTGCTGGGGCTAAGCATCCTCGAGAAGCTCGCCAAAGATCAGGACAACTGCGGGAAGATCAGCAACGCGCGCGGCCTGCTCGCCAAGATCATCGATTTCACGCAGacgtccaaggatctcctcggcagCCAATGCGTGTCGGATTCGGCGGTGAGCGCCGTGAAGTGCGCGCTCCAGGTGGTGAGGATGCTGGTGTCCACGACGGGCAACACGGGCCACGCGCTCCGGCAGGGCGTCGCGGAGAACGTGTTCGCTGTGTGCAACCTGCGCGGGATACTGCGGTACGGGCAGCGGCACAAAGAGCTGCAGATGCTGACCATCGACGTCCTCACCGCGCTGGCCCTGGACGACAGCGGAAAGGAAGCGATCATGGGCACCGGAGGGTTGGTCAAGCTTCTGCTCTCGATATTCATCAGCGCCGAGGAGGGAGAGCTCGGCCACGGAGCCGGCGAGGCGCTGGCGATGCTAGCGCTGGAGAGCGAGACGGGTTGCGCGGCAATACTCAAGCGAGCCGACGTGCTCCAGCTCGTCTCGGCGTTGCTGgacggtgacgacgcccgccgactGCACGCGGCGAGGGTGCTGCGGAGCCTGTGCGCGTACTCGGGCCCAGAATACAGGGAGCGACTGCGCGTGGTGACCAAGTTGTTGCCGGTGGTGCTGGGTATCACCATGACGAAGAGCAACAAGGTCCTGGAGGTGTGCATCGGCCTGACGACACAGATCTGCACGTTCATCGACGGTGACCGGTTCGCTGCCGAGCTGCGCGGTGCCGGCGTGGAGGAGGGGGCGTATGTGCATCGGCTGGCGACAATCCTGGGGGAGAACGAGTACCCGAAGGTCAAGATCCCCCGGATGCGACGGTTCGTGGTGCAGCAGGTCATCTGGTTGATGGCATGCTCGGGTGGTGGCAGTTACATGGAGCTGCTGAGGGGAGTTGGGATGGAGAGGCTGCTCGAGTCCATCGCAGATACCACATCGGAGCTCGAGTGCTACCATGTCTTCTCGGGCAGCGTCGGTATTGGCAAGCACCGTGAGAGCTTCCCAGACATTGTGGACTCCGCGCTTGAGCTGATCAAAGGCGGTGGTGACAGAGCTCCAGCTCCAGCTCCAGCTCCAGCTGAAAAGTGA